A genomic region of Rhodohalobacter sp. 614A contains the following coding sequences:
- a CDS encoding SAM-dependent methyltransferase, whose product MKPRKKSVPVAKYLLSPNFIDSSGNNPQFMLKIASLLTGIVLLLVFQSQAQDLDVPYVPTPSDVVERMLDLADVGTGDYVIDLGSGDGRIVIAAAKRGAVGHGIDLNPERILEARENAESEGVSDRIMFLQEDIFETDFRKASVVTMYLLTSVNRKLRPTLLENLRPGTRVVSHSFDMGDWKPDNFQRYANRNIYFWVIPAKVGENWKWETNGESFTMAAKQEFQEINVQLYIGNRGITTEEASLLGRRINVIALDEENDTRYIFNGRVENNTIEGTAQIHQGDSHHIEEWSTTLNEQ is encoded by the coding sequence ATGAAACCAAGAAAGAAATCAGTTCCGGTCGCAAAATATCTACTCTCACCGAACTTTATCGACTCAAGCGGTAACAACCCTCAATTCATGTTAAAAATCGCTTCACTTTTGACCGGAATCGTATTATTGCTGGTTTTTCAAAGCCAGGCCCAGGATTTGGATGTGCCCTATGTCCCCACTCCGAGTGATGTGGTGGAAAGAATGCTGGACCTTGCCGATGTGGGAACCGGCGATTATGTGATTGATCTTGGTTCGGGCGACGGACGAATTGTTATTGCCGCTGCCAAGCGCGGAGCCGTCGGGCATGGAATAGATCTGAATCCCGAGCGGATTCTTGAAGCCCGGGAGAATGCCGAATCAGAAGGAGTTTCAGATCGAATCATGTTTCTGCAAGAAGATATTTTTGAAACTGATTTCAGGAAAGCCTCTGTCGTTACCATGTATTTATTGACCTCCGTAAATAGAAAATTACGCCCCACTCTTCTTGAAAATCTTCGCCCGGGAACACGGGTAGTATCTCACAGTTTTGATATGGGCGACTGGAAACCTGATAACTTCCAGCGATATGCCAACAGGAATATTTACTTTTGGGTAATTCCCGCCAAAGTTGGAGAAAACTGGAAGTGGGAAACCAACGGAGAGTCCTTTACTATGGCCGCAAAACAGGAATTCCAGGAAATCAATGTGCAATTGTATATAGGAAATCGCGGTATTACAACTGAAGAGGCTTCATTGCTTGGAAGACGTATCAATGTCATTGCACTGGATGAGGAAAATGACACCCGATACATTTTCAACGGACGAGTTGAAAATAATACCATTGAAGGTACGGCCCAGATCCATCAAGGTGATTCACATCATATCGAAGAGTGGTCCACAACCCTGAATGAGCAATGA
- a CDS encoding DUF6265 family protein, with protein MAKYLFSFLVLLFLVQPVFAQDSDRDLLTELAWLQGRWERVTDNTNRTAFEEWEVQNQILVGRGVTIQGTDTVFVEKLSILMKDDQLYYVADVNPNTEPTFFKITEYSEKGFISENPDHDFPKKIEYRLSGNGQLTATISGDGQSIPFVFRKQ; from the coding sequence ATGGCAAAATATTTATTCAGCTTTTTGGTACTTCTATTTCTCGTTCAACCGGTTTTTGCTCAAGATTCAGATCGGGATTTATTAACCGAACTGGCATGGCTGCAGGGCAGATGGGAAAGAGTTACAGACAACACAAACCGCACGGCTTTTGAAGAGTGGGAAGTACAAAATCAGATTTTGGTTGGCAGAGGTGTAACGATTCAGGGAACGGATACCGTTTTCGTGGAGAAACTCTCTATTCTGATGAAAGATGATCAGCTCTACTACGTGGCGGATGTCAATCCGAACACAGAACCAACATTTTTTAAAATTACAGAGTATTCCGAAAAAGGATTTATTTCTGAAAATCCCGATCACGATTTTCCAAAAAAGATCGAGTATCGGCTTTCCGGGAATGGCCAGCTAACAGCTACTATTTCTGGTGACGGCCAATCGATTCCATTTGTATTCAGAAAACAATAA
- a CDS encoding amidohydrolase family protein: MKIDAHQHFWKFDPVRDAWIDDSMEVIRRDFMPEDLEPVLKKTGFDGCISVQADQSEEETYFLLNLAEKHDFIKGVVGWVDLKAPNLNQRLEHFSQYDKLKGFRHILQGQPTGTMLDDSFIAGIETLQQTRFRYDILIFENQLHETVKFVERVPEMNFVIDHIAKPTIKESSFDDWAAHMKKLAGFPHVHVKLSGMVTEADWNHWKKNEFTPYLETCLELFGADRLMIGSDWPVCLLAGEYDEVIGIVEDFLDGLSAAEYDNIMGISAAKFYQLM, from the coding sequence ATGAAAATTGACGCCCACCAACATTTCTGGAAATTTGATCCTGTACGTGATGCGTGGATTGACGATTCCATGGAAGTCATCCGGCGGGATTTTATGCCGGAAGATCTGGAACCCGTCCTCAAAAAAACCGGATTTGATGGTTGCATATCCGTTCAGGCAGATCAATCCGAAGAGGAAACATACTTCCTGTTAAATCTGGCAGAGAAACATGATTTCATCAAAGGTGTTGTAGGTTGGGTTGATTTGAAAGCTCCCAATTTAAACCAGCGTCTAGAACACTTTTCCCAATACGACAAGCTAAAGGGATTCCGACATATTCTCCAGGGACAGCCGACCGGAACCATGCTTGACGATTCCTTTATCGCCGGAATCGAAACGCTTCAGCAGACTCGATTTCGCTACGATATCCTCATTTTTGAAAACCAGCTTCATGAAACTGTAAAGTTCGTGGAACGAGTTCCCGAAATGAATTTCGTGATTGATCACATTGCCAAACCAACCATCAAAGAAAGTTCGTTTGATGATTGGGCCGCTCACATGAAAAAACTGGCCGGGTTTCCCCATGTTCATGTGAAGTTATCAGGAATGGTGACTGAAGCAGATTGGAATCATTGGAAAAAAAATGAATTCACACCATATTTAGAAACATGTCTTGAATTGTTTGGAGCTGATCGACTTATGATTGGTTCTGATTGGCCGGTTTGCCTTTTAGCCGGTGAATATGATGAAGTGATAGGAATTGTTGAAGATTTTCTGGACGGATTAAGCGCGGCTGAATACGACAATATTATGGGGATTTCAGCCGCAAAATTTTATCAACTAATGTAA
- a CDS encoding ribonucleotide-diphosphate reductase subunit beta: MNPKLIGKTSVRDNIKLSEDPSYPIFRELYEKQKKAVWFPEELNIQQDALDYHSLSDDEKDLFDTAVGYFCSSELLVQNVLVNSFFPLLTDPHAKMSFSTQLFMENIHSDFFEIVLQSFGMDREKMYDVAFSDPILRKKQSLIVEEIDKISYNGIDPNSTEGQKDILRAILLNNIILEGIFFYSSFAHFFALKDMGKMKNVVSGVELVLIDESLHLQNGIEAILIMLEENPGIVEDEQYVQEIRDVILEGTALEIEYVQHKFGNKTILGISFGEMERYLKYITDRRLQELGFEQEFHITENPLRFLQKEDVKKLINFFEVSSTEYTNY, encoded by the coding sequence ATGAACCCTAAACTTATTGGAAAAACATCTGTCCGCGACAACATAAAATTAAGTGAGGACCCATCGTATCCAATTTTTCGTGAACTTTATGAAAAACAGAAAAAAGCTGTTTGGTTTCCTGAAGAGCTAAATATTCAGCAGGATGCGCTGGATTATCATTCCCTGTCTGATGATGAAAAAGATCTTTTTGATACCGCGGTCGGTTATTTTTGCTCATCAGAATTGCTGGTACAAAATGTATTGGTCAATTCCTTTTTCCCACTGCTAACCGACCCTCATGCAAAAATGAGTTTCAGTACGCAGCTTTTTATGGAAAACATCCATAGTGACTTTTTTGAAATCGTTTTGCAATCGTTCGGAATGGATCGCGAAAAAATGTACGATGTAGCTTTTTCTGATCCCATTCTTCGCAAAAAGCAGTCGCTAATTGTAGAAGAGATCGACAAAATCAGTTACAACGGAATTGACCCAAATTCCACCGAAGGTCAGAAAGATATTCTTCGTGCTATTCTTCTGAATAACATTATTCTCGAAGGTATTTTCTTTTACTCCTCATTCGCACACTTCTTTGCACTGAAAGATATGGGCAAAATGAAAAATGTTGTTTCCGGTGTGGAACTGGTTTTAATTGATGAATCTCTCCACCTGCAAAATGGTATTGAAGCTATTCTCATCATGCTGGAAGAAAATCCCGGCATCGTGGAAGACGAGCAATATGTACAAGAGATTCGTGACGTGATTCTGGAAGGAACGGCTCTGGAAATTGAATATGTACAACACAAATTTGGCAATAAAACCATTCTTGGAATTTCATTTGGCGAGATGGAACGCTACCTGAAGTACATTACCGATCGACGCCTGCAGGAGCTCGGATTTGAACAGGAATTCCACATCACGGAAAACCCGCTTCGATTCCTGCAAAAAGAAGATGTGAAAAAGCTGATCAACTTTTTTGAAGTGTCATCCACCGAATACACCAACTATTGA
- a CDS encoding APC family permease translates to MKASLQENTPIQGFTTLSSIAVMVGIVVGIGIFRLPPIVASNSANEFQFISFWIAGGFISLMGALCYAELASSKPDAGGEYHFLSRAFGPPIGFLFTWGRMTVIQTGSLALIAFILGDYAALILDIGPHSSAVYAALTIIILTGLNLFGTTPSRRIQNLLTGLIIVMMILLSLSGLISAESLPELSESNTNSGWSLFSGGSAGAAMIFVLLTYGGWNEAAYLSGELQDVKRNMMKVLLFGILIITFIYVLINSAYLRVLGLESLQNSETVGADLANQIFGPEGTIIVTFIVVATALSTANATIITGARTNYALGRDFSLLSFLGKWNSKNNTPVNALIVQGVIALLLVGLGAWSQEAVTTMVDYTAPVFWLFLLLTTATLFIFRFRQGKKELPFRVPLYPLTPILFLIACGYMLYSSLAFTGSGALVGVAILAVGVPVYLLARNREG, encoded by the coding sequence ATGAAAGCGTCATTACAGGAAAATACACCCATTCAGGGATTCACAACACTCAGCTCCATTGCCGTCATGGTCGGTATTGTGGTTGGAATTGGAATTTTCCGGCTTCCTCCCATTGTGGCAAGTAATTCAGCCAACGAATTTCAATTCATATCTTTTTGGATAGCCGGTGGATTTATTTCCCTGATGGGAGCTCTTTGCTATGCTGAACTTGCCTCGTCAAAACCGGATGCCGGTGGAGAATATCATTTTTTAAGTCGTGCATTTGGCCCACCCATCGGATTCCTGTTTACTTGGGGACGCATGACGGTCATCCAGACAGGCTCGCTTGCTCTCATCGCTTTTATTTTGGGAGATTATGCAGCGCTGATTCTTGATATCGGCCCCCACAGTTCTGCTGTATATGCAGCTTTAACCATTATCATACTCACCGGCCTCAATTTATTCGGAACGACACCCTCACGGCGGATTCAAAATCTGCTTACAGGTTTAATTATTGTGATGATGATTTTACTCTCATTGTCCGGACTGATATCAGCAGAATCTTTACCAGAACTTTCTGAATCAAATACAAATTCAGGTTGGAGTTTATTTTCAGGAGGTTCTGCGGGAGCGGCTATGATCTTTGTATTATTGACGTATGGCGGATGGAATGAAGCCGCTTATCTTTCAGGAGAATTACAAGATGTAAAGCGAAACATGATGAAAGTGCTTCTTTTTGGTATACTTATCATCACTTTCATCTACGTTTTAATCAACTCAGCCTACCTCCGTGTACTTGGATTAGAATCCCTTCAAAACTCAGAAACAGTTGGAGCCGACCTTGCCAACCAAATATTTGGCCCTGAAGGGACTATCATTGTTACTTTTATTGTTGTTGCTACCGCTCTTTCAACTGCAAATGCTACAATTATTACCGGTGCCCGAACTAACTATGCACTGGGACGCGACTTTAGTTTGCTCAGTTTTTTAGGGAAGTGGAACTCAAAAAATAATACTCCGGTCAATGCACTCATTGTACAGGGAGTGATTGCTCTATTATTAGTCGGACTTGGCGCATGGTCGCAGGAAGCTGTGACGACTATGGTCGATTATACCGCTCCGGTTTTCTGGTTATTTCTTTTGTTGACGACAGCTACACTCTTCATCTTTCGTTTTCGGCAGGGAAAAAAAGAACTTCCGTTTCGGGTTCCTTTATACCCTCTAACGCCTATTCTTTTCCTCATTGCCTGTGGATACATGCTCTATTCCAGCCTTGCCTTCACCGGATCCGGTGCGCTTGTGGGAGTAGCTATTCTTGCAGTTGGTGTACCTGTTTATTTGCTGGCCAGAAATCGAGAGGGTTAA
- a CDS encoding SDR family oxidoreductase, which translates to MDLHLKNKVFIVTGGAKGIGEGIVLELVKEGAIPVILGRSKEAGIDIEKKIKEGGGKCLNIMAELPNPEICKEAVQKTVDTFGALHGIVNNAGVNDGVGLDSGSPEAFKKSVITNLLHYYDLAHYALPHLKKTKGSIVNISSKTAITGQGGTSGYAASKGAQLALTREWAVELAQYGIRVNAVVPAEVMTPQYERWINSFDDSERSLAQITDRIPLEKRMTTSEEIAAATVFLLSSRSSHTTGQWLFVDGGYVHFDRAYNR; encoded by the coding sequence ATGGATTTACACCTGAAAAACAAGGTTTTTATCGTCACCGGCGGTGCCAAGGGAATTGGCGAAGGAATTGTTTTGGAATTGGTGAAGGAAGGCGCAATTCCCGTAATTCTGGGCAGATCGAAAGAAGCCGGTATCGATATTGAAAAAAAGATCAAAGAAGGAGGCGGTAAATGTCTGAATATCATGGCTGAGTTACCGAATCCCGAGATCTGTAAAGAAGCCGTGCAAAAAACGGTAGATACGTTTGGAGCTTTACACGGAATCGTAAACAACGCCGGTGTTAACGATGGCGTTGGGTTGGATTCCGGCAGTCCTGAAGCGTTCAAAAAATCCGTTATCACTAACCTGTTGCACTACTATGATCTCGCACATTATGCTCTTCCGCATCTCAAAAAAACGAAAGGATCGATTGTTAATATTAGCTCAAAAACAGCCATAACCGGCCAAGGAGGTACATCTGGGTATGCCGCCAGCAAAGGAGCACAGCTTGCTCTGACAAGGGAATGGGCGGTTGAATTAGCTCAATACGGAATTCGGGTGAATGCCGTCGTCCCTGCTGAAGTCATGACTCCCCAGTATGAACGATGGATTAACTCTTTTGATGATTCTGAACGCAGCTTGGCTCAAATTACAGATCGCATTCCCCTCGAAAAACGAATGACAACCTCTGAGGAAATTGCAGCCGCTACCGTATTCTTACTCAGCAGCCGGAGTTCTCATACAACCGGTCAATGGCTATTTGTGGATGGCGGATATGTTCATTTTGACCGGGCTTATAATCGTTGA
- the fucP gene encoding L-fucose:H+ symporter permease has protein sequence MSSSVIEKKCLIPFVLVTSMFFMWGLANNMTDTLLAAFKRIMSMTDFQTSWIQVAFYGSYFCLALPAAIFIRKFTYQAGILLGLGFFILGALLFYPASQTMVYGHFLTALFILAGGLSVLETTANPYILAMGSDESSVQRLNLAQSFNPIGSISGVLLSKFFILNNLNTADATTRAGLSAEQLQLIQQQELSAVMGPYVGVALLLAVIWITISIVKMPKFSEMGESIHLGSSLKRLFNNPNYRWGVVAQFFYVGAQIGVWSFTIRYVMGELDLNESGAANYYLAALVLFTIMRFAFTALLKKFRGSILLIFSAFVAVIFLLIVIFIGGFVGVLALVGISGCMSLMFPTIFGLASQGLGQDRKIAGSGLIMAILGGAVLTAIQGQVSDISGSIHLSFFVPVICFMVVAYFGFSNRKIAIT, from the coding sequence ATGTCTTCTTCCGTTATTGAAAAAAAATGCCTGATTCCTTTTGTTCTCGTCACCAGCATGTTTTTTATGTGGGGGCTGGCCAACAATATGACGGATACGCTGCTTGCGGCATTTAAGAGAATCATGAGTATGACCGATTTTCAAACGTCATGGATACAGGTGGCTTTTTATGGTTCGTATTTTTGTCTTGCTCTTCCTGCGGCCATTTTTATTCGGAAATTTACCTACCAGGCCGGTATTCTGCTCGGTCTTGGGTTTTTCATCCTGGGAGCTCTTTTGTTTTATCCCGCCAGCCAAACAATGGTTTACGGTCATTTTCTCACGGCACTTTTTATTCTTGCAGGAGGTTTATCGGTTTTGGAGACTACGGCCAATCCCTATATCCTGGCAATGGGATCGGACGAAAGCAGCGTTCAGAGACTAAACCTGGCTCAATCTTTTAATCCAATCGGATCCATCTCCGGAGTGCTGCTGAGCAAGTTTTTTATCCTCAATAATCTGAATACGGCAGATGCCACTACCCGAGCGGGACTCAGCGCCGAACAACTCCAACTTATTCAACAACAAGAACTTTCTGCAGTCATGGGACCTTACGTCGGCGTGGCGTTGCTTTTGGCCGTCATCTGGATCACCATTTCCATAGTAAAAATGCCCAAATTTTCAGAAATGGGAGAAAGTATTCATCTGGGTTCTTCGCTCAAGAGACTATTCAACAACCCAAATTACCGATGGGGAGTGGTTGCACAATTTTTCTATGTAGGTGCACAGATTGGAGTTTGGTCATTTACGATTCGATACGTGATGGGTGAACTTGATCTGAATGAAAGCGGAGCAGCTAACTATTACCTGGCTGCACTCGTTTTATTTACGATTATGCGATTCGCTTTCACAGCGCTTCTCAAAAAATTTCGCGGGTCCATCCTTCTCATTTTTAGTGCGTTTGTTGCCGTCATCTTTCTATTGATTGTGATTTTTATCGGAGGATTTGTGGGTGTTCTTGCGTTGGTGGGAATTTCCGGATGCATGTCCCTGATGTTTCCTACTATTTTCGGCCTGGCTTCACAGGGACTGGGGCAAGACCGAAAAATTGCTGGTTCCGGTTTGATTATGGCGATTCTCGGCGGCGCTGTATTAACGGCTATCCAGGGGCAGGTTTCCGATATCAGTGGAAGCATACACCTCTCCTTTTTTGTGCCGGTGATCTGTTTTATGGTAGTTGCTTACTTTGGTTTTAGTAATCGTAAAATTGCGATAACTTAG
- a CDS encoding ribonucleoside-diphosphate reductase subunit alpha: MQRTVIKRDGTEQDFRTQKIINAIFEIIQGLKVEDDYELVFLIMKELDLKVPERVTTEELDRLVLKAIEQLIPKHPVYDTLATRQLLKLINKGINRRLDSFEAYFEHALDQNLLDESLREFDIELLSGALNYERDGLLDYFGLTTLKDRYLMKNRQTETIEKPQWFFMRVAMGIGNSNEEVVKIYNKLSKLEYLHSTPTLFNSGTVTSQYSSCYVSVVDDSLDSIMNKVRETGFLAKYAGGVGTDITRVRATGSNIKSLNAPSSGAIPFIKIFDTLVNSIQQGGRRRSSQVISMQPWHLDIDGFLDLRETTGNAYFRTPSLNTKLWMPDEMMRRIHQGEPIYLFDPGECPELVEAFGDDFKKKYEARIEQAEAGKLDQFKKLDSQNFFKKYLFKLAKTGHPWLIFKDEHNRHNPCPEYSVINSSNLCTEISIPNRPDSTAVCTLASINLSQHVKEDQSDVDWEKLEDTIQVMVRGLDNILDKNFYPSEAARKNTMDLRPLGIGLMGFAEALIDLNISYDSEEAVIFARKLGAFMKKIAYQTSEKLAEERGAFNHYQEMEEQDKPYDYAPRRNAVLLAIAPTASISIISGTTSSIDSYFSNLYSRDTLSGKHIVINRQLIRDLEEKGLWNDEMADTIKANSGSVQHIRELDGVIEKELYKTAYEIHPKRQVDIAAAFQESIDQAVSKSIYIDEQLRGNMEEIYIYAWEKKLKSTYYCFIDKVVKGEKYTSKVNKRGTRRGFGATGSSKNSAVQSKPEQEESLEELEKKARKKFGDDVVDQALSADADSCPTDPMLRKICPSCE; the protein is encoded by the coding sequence ATGCAACGCACAGTAATAAAACGAGACGGCACTGAACAGGATTTTCGCACTCAAAAGATCATCAATGCCATTTTTGAAATTATACAAGGACTGAAAGTTGAGGATGATTATGAGCTCGTTTTTCTCATCATGAAAGAGCTCGACTTGAAAGTTCCGGAACGGGTAACCACCGAGGAGCTTGATCGCCTTGTACTTAAAGCTATTGAACAGCTTATTCCAAAGCATCCCGTGTATGATACACTCGCCACACGGCAGTTATTAAAGCTGATCAACAAAGGCATTAATCGCCGTCTGGATAGTTTTGAAGCTTATTTTGAACATGCACTGGACCAAAATCTGCTGGATGAAAGTTTGAGGGAGTTCGATATTGAATTGTTGTCTGGTGCCCTGAATTACGAGAGAGACGGCTTGCTTGATTATTTCGGTTTAACAACGCTGAAGGATCGCTATCTGATGAAAAACAGACAGACCGAAACGATCGAAAAACCGCAGTGGTTTTTTATGCGAGTGGCAATGGGGATTGGCAATTCCAACGAAGAAGTCGTTAAAATCTATAACAAGCTGTCGAAGCTGGAATACCTGCATTCCACACCGACGTTGTTCAACTCGGGAACGGTCACCTCTCAGTATTCTTCCTGCTATGTGAGCGTGGTGGATGATTCGTTGGATTCGATCATGAATAAAGTTCGCGAAACCGGGTTTTTAGCCAAATATGCCGGCGGTGTCGGAACGGATATCACGCGTGTTCGGGCGACTGGTTCAAATATTAAATCCCTGAATGCACCATCATCCGGAGCGATTCCTTTCATTAAGATTTTTGATACACTGGTGAATTCCATTCAGCAGGGTGGCCGCCGCCGAAGTTCTCAGGTGATTTCTATGCAGCCTTGGCATCTGGATATTGACGGATTTCTGGATCTTCGTGAAACCACTGGAAATGCTTATTTCCGAACTCCATCACTAAACACCAAACTCTGGATGCCGGATGAAATGATGCGCCGGATTCATCAAGGCGAACCGATTTATCTGTTTGATCCGGGGGAGTGCCCTGAATTGGTAGAAGCGTTTGGTGATGATTTCAAGAAAAAATATGAAGCCCGAATTGAACAGGCAGAAGCAGGAAAACTGGATCAGTTCAAAAAGCTTGACAGCCAGAACTTCTTCAAAAAATATTTGTTTAAGTTAGCCAAAACGGGTCATCCATGGTTGATCTTTAAAGATGAGCACAACCGTCACAATCCGTGCCCGGAATACAGTGTCATCAACAGCTCCAATCTCTGTACGGAAATTTCGATTCCAAACCGGCCGGATTCAACCGCCGTTTGTACACTGGCATCCATCAATCTTTCTCAACATGTGAAAGAAGACCAGAGTGATGTGGATTGGGAAAAACTGGAAGACACGATTCAGGTGATGGTTCGCGGGCTTGATAATATTCTCGATAAGAATTTTTATCCATCCGAAGCCGCCCGAAAAAACACGATGGACTTGCGTCCGCTTGGCATCGGTTTGATGGGTTTTGCAGAAGCGTTGATTGATCTCAACATCTCATATGATTCTGAAGAAGCCGTGATTTTTGCGCGTAAACTCGGCGCTTTCATGAAAAAAATTGCCTACCAAACGTCAGAAAAACTGGCTGAAGAACGCGGTGCATTCAATCATTATCAGGAAATGGAGGAGCAGGACAAGCCCTACGACTATGCTCCCCGCCGAAATGCAGTGCTTTTAGCCATTGCGCCAACGGCGTCTATCTCCATTATTTCCGGCACCACTTCCTCCATCGACAGTTACTTCAGCAATCTCTATTCCCGCGATACGCTTTCCGGGAAACATATTGTGATTAATCGTCAGTTAATTCGTGATCTGGAAGAAAAAGGACTATGGAATGATGAAATGGCCGACACCATCAAAGCCAATAGTGGTTCTGTTCAGCATATCCGGGAATTGGATGGAGTGATCGAAAAAGAGCTCTATAAAACGGCGTATGAAATTCATCCAAAACGACAGGTAGATATTGCTGCAGCTTTCCAGGAATCGATTGATCAGGCGGTTTCTAAATCGATTTATATTGACGAGCAGCTCCGTGGAAATATGGAAGAGATCTATATCTACGCGTGGGAGAAAAAACTGAAATCCACCTATTATTGCTTTATCGACAAAGTGGTGAAAGGCGAAAAGTATACCTCCAAAGTGAATAAACGAGGAACACGACGAGGATTCGGAGCAACGGGATCTTCTAAAAACTCAGCGGTTCAGTCCAAACCCGAGCAAGAGGAAAGTTTGGAGGAATTGGAAAAAAAAGCCCGAAAAAAATTCGGAGATGATGTGGTAGATCAGGCATTATCTGCCGATGCAGATTCCTGTCCGACGGATCCCATGTTGCGAAAGATCTGCCCGAGTTGTGAGTAA
- a CDS encoding L-rhamnose mutarotase, whose product MQRFCFALDLKNDPGLIQKYIEHHQNVWPEILKSISDAEIIDMQIYHVADRLFMIMETTDDYDPEVKAEADRNNPKVQEWETLMDTYQKRLPFAAEDQKWIPMEKIFSLKEAESETF is encoded by the coding sequence ATGCAAAGATTCTGTTTTGCTCTTGATTTAAAAAACGATCCCGGACTCATCCAAAAATATATTGAGCATCATCAAAACGTATGGCCGGAAATTTTGAAGAGCATTTCGGATGCAGAAATCATTGATATGCAAATTTACCATGTAGCCGACCGGCTGTTTATGATCATGGAAACTACAGACGATTATGATCCCGAAGTAAAAGCAGAAGCAGATCGTAACAATCCAAAAGTTCAGGAATGGGAAACATTGATGGACACCTATCAAAAACGTCTACCCTTTGCAGCTGAAGATCAAAAATGGATTCCGATGGAGAAAATTTTCTCTTTAAAAGAAGCTGAATCAGAGACCTTCTGA